GTTGCAGATGTCCTCGTGGTCGGGGTGCTCCGGCGCGCAGACGCCCACGTAGTTCCCCGTGCCGAACGGGTTGGCCGGCGTGTAGCCGTCGCCGCCCGTGGCCGCGAACGACGGGTGCCCGGGGTTGATGCCGCTGTCGATGACGCCGACCAGGACGCCCTCGCCGCGGGTCCCGGCGTCACTGCCGGTCGCGCCGTCCCAGACGCTCGGGGTGTTGATGAGCTCGTGGCTGACGTCGGTGAGCGGCTCGCGCTCGACGTCGCGGTAGACGGCGGCGACACCCGGAAGCCGCGTCAGCCGTTCCGCCTCGTCGTCGTCGACCCGTACGGCCAGGCCGTTGACCACGGCGCGGTACTCGAAGGCCACCTCGACCTCGCGGTCAAGGGCGTCGTCGATGCCGGCGCGCAGGTCGTCCTGGCCGTCCTCCAGGTGAGCGAGGTACGCGCGGCTGGCCGGTGCGTCGACGTCCAGCCGCGGCGCTCCGGTGACCTGCGGGCTGGTCGGGGCCAGCCCGGCGGCGTCGCCGGCGTACGTCGCCAGCGACGGCTCGGCGAGCTCGACCACCCACAGCCCGGTCCCCTCGCCCTCGGTGGCGACGAGCGGGGCGGGCTGCTCCCCGGCCGTGGCGTCAGCGGGTGGCGGTCCAGCGGTCGGTGACTGGGCGGCAGCCGCCGCGGGCAGCAACGCCGCCACGGTGAACGCGCCGAGCAGGCCGGCCGTGACTCTGCGTGCGATCAACGGGGACTCCTCGCATCGGGAACCGGTTCAGGCAGCCTGCCGTCCGGCGCGTGTCGTCACCATTGCGAATTGTGGTGAATTTTGCTCGCAGACCGAGGTGATCGTGTCCGGGGCTGGGAGTAGCGTCGCGTCATGGCGGGCGCGCGGCTGCGGCGACGAACGGTGCTGGCTGGTGCGCCGGCGCTGCTGGTGGGCTGTACCTCCGGCGAGCACGACCACCCCGGGCAGCCGGCCGCTGCCACCTCGCCGCCGTCGCTCGCGGAGCTCGACCTCACCGACTGGGAGGTGGTGCGCGGCCAGTTCGCGCTCGACCCCGAGCTGGCCCACTTCGCCGCGTACGTGCTGGCCAGCCACCCGGCGCCGGTGCGGGCCGCCGTCGAGCGGTGGCGCGACGCGCTCGAGGCGGACCCTGCGGCGGCCGTCGAGGGGAGGTGGAACACGACGACGAGGTGCGGGCGGCCGCCGCGGGGTACCTCGGGGTCGACGCGGCCGCGATCGCGCTGACCGGCAGCACGACCATGGGGCTCGGCCTCGTCTACCACGGGCTCGCGCTGCGCCCCGGCGACCACGTCCTCACCACCACCCACGACTTCTACTCCACGCACGAGGCGCTGCGGCTGGCGGCCGCCCGAGCCGGCGCCGAGGTCGAGCAGGTCGCCCTCTACGACGACCCCGCCGCGGCGTCGGCGGACGAGGTGACCGGACGGCTGGCGGCGGCCATCCGGCCGGCCACGCGGGTCGTCGCGCTGACGTGGGTGCACTCGAGCACCGGAGTGAAGCTGCCGGTGCGCGCCATCGCCGACGCCGTCGCCGCGGCCAACGCCGGCCGGGCCGACGCCGACCGCGCGATCCTGGTGCTCGACGCCGTCCACGGGCTGGGCGCCGACGCCGCGCAGCCCGGCGACCTCGGCTGCGACGTGTTCGTGTCGGGCACGCACAAGTGGCTGTTCGGCCCGCGCGGCACCGGCCTGGTCTGGGCCGCGGCGGGCGCGGGGGTCGCGGTCGCGCCGACCATCCCGTCGTTCACCGCGCCCAGCTTCGTCAACTGGTTCTCCGGCGACGACCAGCCCAGCCCGTTCGGCGTCGGCAACACCCCCGGCGGCTACCAGGCGTTCGAGCACCGCTGGGCCGCCACCGAGGCGTTCGCGTTCCACCAGGCCATCGGGCCCGACCGCGTCGCCGCGCGCACGCAGGAACTGGCGACGCGCCTCAAGGACGGCCTGGCCGACGTCGGTGGCGTCCGGCTGGTCACGCCGCGCGACCCCGGGCTGTCGGCCGGGCTGGTCTGTGTCGAGGTCGCCCGCGGCGACCCGTCCGAGCTGGTCCGGCAGCTGCGCGACGCACGCATCGTCGCCTCCCTGACGCCGTACCGCGAGACCTACGTCCGGTTCGGCACCAGCATCGTCACGACCCCTGACCAGGTCGACGCCGCCGTCGAGGCGGTCGACGAGCTCACCCGGTAGCCCGTCCGCACGCCGCCGGACGACCGCGATGCGGCCGTTCCGGTTGACACGGCGCGTCCCTGGTCTGAGAATTCGAACCGACCGTTGCATCTGATGAAACAGGTGACGAGTGGACGAGGGTCGGCTGGCCGGACGGGTGGCGCTGGTGACGGGCGCGTCCCGTGGCATCGGCGCGGCGGTGGCCCGAGCGTACGCCGCCGAGGGCGCGTCCGTCGCGCTGGGCTACGAGCCGCGTGCCGACATGGCCGCACAGGCCGAGGAGCTCGCGGCCGAGCTGCGCACGGCCGGCACGAAGGCGGTCGCGCTGGCGGCCGACCTCGCCGACCCCGGCGCCGTCCAGGAGCTGGTCGACGGCGCCCGCGCCCACCTCGGCCCGCTCGACATCGTCGTCGCCAACGCCGCGCTGTCGGCGCAGTCGTCGTGGCGCGACATCAGCGTCGCCGACTGGGACCGCGTCTTCGCCGTCAACCTGCGCGGCAGCTGGCTGCTGGCCCGCGCCGCGTACCCCGACCTCGTCGCCGGCGGCCGCGGCTCGATCATCACCGTCAGCAGCGTCATGGCCCGCACCGGACAGGCCGGCGCGCTGCACTACACCGCCAGCAAGGCCGGCATCATCGGGCTCACCCGGGCGCTGGCGCGCGAGGCCGGCCCCGACGGCGTCCGCGTCAACGCCGTCATGCCCGGCGCCATCCGCACCGAGCACGAGGAGGCGCTCGAGCCCGACCCCGACGCGGTGTTCGAGCAGATCACCGCCGTGCAGGCACTGAAGCGACGGGGGACCGCGGCCGACGTCGCCGGCGCCTTCGTCTACCTCGCCGGCGACGAGAGCGCGTTCGTCACCGGCCAGGTCCTCACCGTCGACGGGGGCTGGGTGTTCGGCTGACGTAGGCTGGCCGGTCGTGTTCACCCCGGACGAGCGCTCGGCGCTCCGCGACGCCCTGGTCTGCGCCGCCCGCGCCGACGACCGCATCGACGGCGCCGCGCTCACCGGGTCGGCGGCGCGCGGCGCCGAGGACGACTGGTCCGACATCGACCTCGCGTTCGGCCTGGCCGACGGCGCCGACCAGGCCGCGGTGATGGCCGACTGGACCGCCGTCATGTGCCAGCGCCACGGCGCGGTCGCGCACCTCGACTCCCCGCGCGGCGGCACCATCTACCGGGTGTTCCTGCTGGCCAGCACGTTGCAGGTGGACATCGCGTTCGCGCCGGCCGCGGAGTTCGGCGCCATCGCCCCGACCTTCCGGCTGCTGTTCGGCGCCGCCCGCGACGTCCCGGCCGCGACGCCGCCGGCGGCCGGCGGGCTGGTCGGGATGGGCTGGCTGTACGCGCTGCACGCGCGGTCCAGCATCGAGCGCGGCCGGGCCTGGCAGGCGCTGTACATGATCAACGGCCTGCGCGACCAGGTCGTCGCGCTGGCCTGCCTGCGCCACGACCTCCCCGCCCACCAGGGCCGCGGCGTCGACGCCCTGCCCGAGTCCGTGACGGCGCCGCTGGCCGGCTCGCTCGTCGGCGCCCTCGACGACCCGGCGCTGCGCCGCGCGTTCGCCGTCGCGACCGAGGCGCTGCTGGCCGAGGCCCGCCACGTCGACCCCGACCTGGCCGACCGGCTGACGGCGCCGCTGCGGGCGCTGTCAGGCGGCTCAGTCGCGGCCGGCGACGAACCGCAGTAGGGCGGGGTCGGCCGACGTGAAGCGGTCGACCTCTTCGCCGCCGTCGCAGCGGCACAGGGCGACGGTGACGCCCGCCGCCGTGCGGGCGACGACGCGCCACTCGCCGCCCGCGTTCTCCCAGCGTGTCACCACACCGACCGGGTCGTCGCTCATGGAACCCACTCTAAGCGGGCCGTGCTCACGCCTGCCGGTTCGGGATGCTCGCGCCCTGTGCCTGGACGACCCGCCACCCGCCGTCGTGGAACAGCCAGGTGCGCGTGTAGACCATCTCGGCCTCGAACGGCTGGCCGCCCGCGAGGCCCGCGATGCTGACCCACGCCCGCGTGACCCCCGCCGCATCGAACTGACGAGCGCTGCCCTGGCGCTGTTCCAGCCTCGTCAGCCGCAGCTGCCCGGAGGAGTGCGACTCCAGGTCCTGTGACTTGCTGAAGGTGCCGCCATCGGGGGCGACGTAGACGACGTCGGCGTGCAGCAGGGAGTCCAGCGCGACGACGTCGCCTGCCAGTTGGGCCCGCTGCAACTCGGTCTCGGCGGCGGCCAGCGAGCCGGCAGGGGCGTCCGGGGTGTGTGGCATGAGCCGCATCGTACGCGTCACACTAACCGCGGTTCCGCTCGAAC
This Jiangella alba DNA region includes the following protein-coding sequences:
- a CDS encoding SDR family NAD(P)-dependent oxidoreductase — encoded protein: MDEGRLAGRVALVTGASRGIGAAVARAYAAEGASVALGYEPRADMAAQAEELAAELRTAGTKAVALAADLADPGAVQELVDGARAHLGPLDIVVANAALSAQSSWRDISVADWDRVFAVNLRGSWLLARAAYPDLVAGGRGSIITVSSVMARTGQAGALHYTASKAGIIGLTRALAREAGPDGVRVNAVMPGAIRTEHEEALEPDPDAVFEQITAVQALKRRGTAADVAGAFVYLAGDESAFVTGQVLTVDGGWVFG
- a CDS encoding nuclear transport factor 2 family protein, with translation MPHTPDAPAGSLAAAETELQRAQLAGDVVALDSLLHADVVYVAPDGGTFSKSQDLESHSSGQLRLTRLEQRQGSARQFDAAGVTRAWVSIAGLAGGQPFEAEMVYTRTWLFHDGGWRVVQAQGASIPNRQA
- a CDS encoding nucleotidyltransferase domain-containing protein, with the translated sequence MFTPDERSALRDALVCAARADDRIDGAALTGSAARGAEDDWSDIDLAFGLADGADQAAVMADWTAVMCQRHGAVAHLDSPRGGTIYRVFLLASTLQVDIAFAPAAEFGAIAPTFRLLFGAARDVPAATPPAAGGLVGMGWLYALHARSSIERGRAWQALYMINGLRDQVVALACLRHDLPAHQGRGVDALPESVTAPLAGSLVGALDDPALRRAFAVATEALLAEARHVDPDLADRLTAPLRALSGGSVAAGDEPQ
- a CDS encoding aminotransferase class V-fold PLP-dependent enzyme translates to MEHDDEVRAAAAGYLGVDAAAIALTGSTTMGLGLVYHGLALRPGDHVLTTTHDFYSTHEALRLAAARAGAEVEQVALYDDPAAASADEVTGRLAAAIRPATRVVALTWVHSSTGVKLPVRAIADAVAAANAGRADADRAILVLDAVHGLGADAAQPGDLGCDVFVSGTHKWLFGPRGTGLVWAAAGAGVAVAPTIPSFTAPSFVNWFSGDDQPSPFGVGNTPGGYQAFEHRWAATEAFAFHQAIGPDRVAARTQELATRLKDGLADVGGVRLVTPRDPGLSAGLVCVEVARGDPSELVRQLRDARIVASLTPYRETYVRFGTSIVTTPDQVDAAVEAVDELTR